CTATTAGAACGGGAATGGGTAGTAAAATCATAAGTTGGTATCAATACGGTCTCCCCGCGGGATAATGCCTGAAGATGTTGCACCAGCAAATCTGTCTCGAGTGCATCGGGATGATCGAAATTGATTTGCCTGCGCTGGTCTGCCGGGACATGGGCAAAATCGCGATAATACGCATCGTGGGAAATCCGTAGCGCACAATCATCCCCGAGATGATCAAAAAGTATGTTTGACAGTGTGGTCTTACCCGCACCAGTGCCTCCGGCAATACCAACTATATAGGGCTTGCAAATCGCGTTGGGCATGTGTATTATCCGTAAAATCTGCAATACAAAATAACAAAAAAACCTTCTGGATTGCGGCTAACACCCTGCCGCAATGACGGCTCTAAAACGCAGTATTTCTCGACTGCTAACCTGATAGCTTGTTTTGCATTGATAGCTTATTTTCTCCACATTTTCAAGGATACAAACAAATGCATATTGTCGAAACAGATTTAGAAATTCAGCGCGAGCCATTCGCACGGCCCTTTGCGTTTAAGGGATCGGCTTTTCACGAAAAGTGGAATCTCGTCGTGCGTTTGAAAGACGCCGATGGGTATGAGGCTTTTGGGATAGGTGGTTTGGCCGTACTGTGGTCAGACGCTACCGTATTTGCTGCACATACGGAAATGGGCGGCAATTTGCTCCAGGCGTCTCTCCTGGAATTTGCACTACAGCACATCAAAGGGAAAGAATTTGCCGATCCAATCGCATTGTTCGACACCATTGAAAACGAAGTCTTTTCTTATGCCAAAGCGATCACAGGCCAGGGGGATTTGCGCCGAACATTTGCGCTAATTGCACTGGTAGCGCTGGACAATGCCGCATGGATCTTGTATGCAAAGCGGACGGGATTGACGACCTTCGACGCCTTAATCCCGGAAAAATTTCGCTCATTTTTATCCCATCGCCAATCGCATGTCGCGCTCGTACCCGCAGTGAGTTATACCCTGCCCATAGATGAATTGCGGGCAATTTTAGATAGCGGAGCGTACATACTAAAAATCAAAATTGGGCATCCGGGAGATGAAACCGAAATGGTAAAAACAGACATGGCCTGTCTGTCGCAGATTCACAGTCTGGCATCTCAGTACGAAACGGAGATGACGGATTCGGGCCATGTGCTCTATTATCTCGACGCCAATGGTCGTTATGGCGAAAAAAACAGCATGGCGCGCTTATTAGATCACGCGGACAATGAAGGTATTCTGGATCGCATTGTCCTGATTGAAGAACCCTTTTCCAGCCCAGCAGATATCGATGTACACGACTTGCCTGCCCGTTTTGCAGGGGATGAAAGCATCGAAACCGTTGCGGATGTACACACCCGTCTGGAACAGGGATATGGCGCTATGGCGATCAAACCCGCGGGTAAAACCCTCTCATTGGCTTTTCGCATGATCGAAGCCGCAACGCGCTATAATGTACCGTGTTTTGTGGCGGATAATGCGTGTGTACCCGTGCTGGTGGAATGGAACAAAAACGTGGCCGCGCGATTGCCTGCATTTCCCGGTGTGAAAGGGGGATTGATGGAATCCAATGGCCCGGAAAATTACGGGACATGGGATCGCATGCTCTCGGAATATCCCGTGCCCAATGCATCGTGGTTGCGACCCAGAGGTGGTGCATTTGTGTTGGATGAGAACTACTACGATCAAAGCGGAGGGATTTTTGAAGAACCTGCTGTGTACACGCGATTATTTACAAAATAAGATAGGCGATTCATCGCTTGCATTTTTACAAACGTATGTTTCTTTTAGACTAACGACACCATTTGAATCTGACTCATTTGAAGGTAAGAGATGCGCCTGCACCACATTAGGCTGTGGGCATAATGATTTGATGCACAATATCTGGCGCATACCAGATAAAAAAAAACAGTAGTCTTGACTTAATAAAAACAATGGCTTATTTTAATGCCGTCTTTGAGGTAACGTTTTTTTTAATCCCCCGAATCAAGCAGATGATCCCGATCCCCCATCGGATATTCTCAGTCATCTGTGAATAGCTTATCTGCACTCCCCGTTCCAATTCTCTCTGCCATACATTTGAATTAGCGAACTCGCTATTTTTGGTTTTGACATGTAAAAAACCCGGGGGCGAGTTGACTCAACGTAGCCGGATTCTCTGCAGAATCATCTCTCCCAGGCTGTGTGAGTCGTCTGCCCCCGGGCTGATTTTAAGCGGTGTCTAAATTGTTTTATTTGTGGTAATTTTCACCTCTGATAATCGTAAAGGCGCGATAGAGTTGCTCGAGCAAGATAACGCGCGCCAATTCGTGCGGAAAGGTCATAGGTGAAAGTGACAAATGCCAATCTGCACGCGACAAAACTCGAGATGCAAGCCCAAAAGGGCCGCCAATGAGAAAAAAGAGGCGGCTTTTTCTTTGTACGCGCACATGGTTCAATCTTTTGGCTAAAATTTCAGAACGACACAATTTGCCAGAAGGCCCGAGAGCAACCACAGTGGCATCTGGATGCAGCGCACTTAAAAGGCGATGGCCTTCTTTCTCAATAATATCAGACACACGGGCATTTTTGCCACCGCGTTCTTCGCGCACCTCAATCTCATCATAAGCGACGTAGTGTTGCAGTCGCTTGATATAATTTTGTGCGGCGTCTCGATAACACGCGTCTTTGAACCTGCCCACAGTGACCAAAGTGATCTGCATATTTGCCATTATACTCAGATTTGATATGTTTTACAAGAAACTTGTTCACCGCCCCAAAAAACGGTATAATATCAGAATGCAAAAATTTTCTCTTATCCCCTTCTACGCGGAAGTGAACGCATGCTCTCTCGATTTTTGACATTTTTCACAATCTGCATACTATATGGATCGAGCAGTGCCGAGTTGTACATGTCCGTCGATGATATCCAGCGCGGCATGAAAGGCGTTGGCCGCACGGTATTTCAGGGCACCCGCATCGATACATTTGGCGTCGAAGTTTTGGGTGTTTTACGCAATGTCTTTGGCCCAAAAAGCGATATGATTCTCGCCCGGTTATCCGGTGGCCCCATGGCGCAAACGGGCGTCATCGCCGGCATGAGTGGCAGTCCGGTATATATCGAGGGCAAACTCGTCGGCGCAGTCGGCTACAGCATTGGTGCATTCGCCGAAGAGCCAATTGCGGGAATCACGCCAATTGGCGAAATGATGACGGTACTCCAACGCACATCGCGAGACACCCTGTCGAACGCGACATTTGGATCTGCGCCGTGGAATGGACAAATAGATGGCGTACATGGCGGTGTGCTAAAACCCGTGGCTGTACCTTTGATGCTCTCGGGATTTGCTCAGCAAGTGGTCGTGGAATATCGAGAAGAATTGTCAAAATACGGCCTGTTGCCCATGCAGGGCGGCGGCGGAACAGACCCATCTCTATCTATCGGTCCATTTGAACCGGGCGCGCCTCTGGGCGTGCAACTGGTCCGGGGCGATCTCAGTGTCACGGGTATTGGCACGCTCACGCATCGCGTGGGTGATAAGGTAGTGGGATTTGGACATCCCCTGTTATTTGGCGGTCGCACGGCGATGTCTATGACCGCAGCATTTATTCACGAAGTGATTTCCAGCCAAATGCTTTCGTTTAAGGTGGGCACAGCATCGCGACATATCGGTGTGATCTTACAAGATCGCGCACCGGGCATTGCTGGCGTAATAGGATCTGAAGCAGAAATGATGCCTGTGCGTATCTCTGTCGTATCTCCCAACCACGACGCTTCGTTTAATATGGAGGTATTTCGACACAGAGAATTGGGCCCATTGCTGGTGCGAATGGCCGTAGCGACCTCTGTTATCTCCGCTGAGAAATTGACGGGTGAAACCACTGTTGCAGGACAATTGACGTTGCACATGCCCAAACGCGAACCCGTGAAAATAAAAAATAAGTACGCAGGGACTCAGGGGCTTGGGTTG
This window of the Gemmatimonadota bacterium genome carries:
- a CDS encoding L-alanine-DL-glutamate epimerase, which encodes MHIVETDLEIQREPFARPFAFKGSAFHEKWNLVVRLKDADGYEAFGIGGLAVLWSDATVFAAHTEMGGNLLQASLLEFALQHIKGKEFADPIALFDTIENEVFSYAKAITGQGDLRRTFALIALVALDNAAWILYAKRTGLTTFDALIPEKFRSFLSHRQSHVALVPAVSYTLPIDELRAILDSGAYILKIKIGHPGDETEMVKTDMACLSQIHSLASQYETEMTDSGHVLYYLDANGRYGEKNSMARLLDHADNEGILDRIVLIEEPFSSPADIDVHDLPARFAGDESIETVADVHTRLEQGYGAMAIKPAGKTLSLAFRMIEAATRYNVPCFVADNACVPVLVEWNKNVAARLPAFPGVKGGLMESNGPENYGTWDRMLSEYPVPNASWLRPRGGAFVLDENYYDQSGGIFEEPAVYTRLFTK
- a CDS encoding 23S rRNA (pseudouridine(1915)-N(3))-methyltransferase RlmH codes for the protein MQITLVTVGRFKDACYRDAAQNYIKRLQHYVAYDEIEVREERGGKNARVSDIIEKEGHRLLSALHPDATVVALGPSGKLCRSEILAKRLNHVRVQRKSRLFFLIGGPFGLASRVLSRADWHLSLSPMTFPHELARVILLEQLYRAFTIIRGENYHK